The following proteins are encoded in a genomic region of Anticarsia gemmatalis isolate Benzon Research Colony breed Stoneville strain chromosome 17, ilAntGemm2 primary, whole genome shotgun sequence:
- the LOC142979970 gene encoding uncharacterized protein LOC142979970 — protein sequence MSKPAKTKQLIESVKQKSLLYDLSHVDYKNRGKKAEAWLEITSRMGYGDSKIWMAKWKSLRDNYKKYKTYQECSTTAYKKYKKWPWASQMRFLDDYNAYTAGRTTENEVIESNASNYSDYKPDTEDINSSDNESENTKISEIKKKRVKKSKISSEKSLDYFKQKHGQPHFDGVDYFFLSYAQTFKTFPARIQSILKLEMATMFARYELQIAEGSEESDSV from the exons ATGTCTAAACCAGCAAAGACTAAACAACTAATTGAATCGGTTAAACAAAAGAGTTTGTTATATGATTTAAGTCACGTTGATTACAAAAACCGGGGTAAGAAAGCAGAAGCGTGGCTCGAAATAACGTCGAGAATGGGATATGGCGACA GTAAAATCTGGATGGCAAAATGGAAGAGTCTCAGagataattacaaaaagtacAAGACATATCAAGAATGCTCCACAACAGCttataagaaatacaaaaaatggcCGTGGGCCTCACAAATGAGGTTTTTGGATGATTACAACGCGTACACTGCGGGAAGAACGACTGAAAACGAGGTGATAGAATCTAATGCATCGAATTATAGCGATTATAAACCTGACACAGAAGACATCAACTCATCGGATAATGAATcagaaaatacgaaaatatcagaaattaaaaagaaacgaGTGAAGAAAAGCAAAATCTCGAGTGAGAAATCGCTAGACTATTTTAAACAGAAACACGGACAGCCTCATTTCGATGGTGtggattattttttcttaagttACGCGCAAACGTTCAAGACGTTTCCAGCCAGAATACAAAGTATATTGAAACTAGAAATGGCTACCATGTTCGCTAGGTACGAGCTACAAATTGCTGAAGGCAGTGAAGAAAGTGATTCAGTATGA